A stretch of Saccharomyces cerevisiae S288C chromosome IV, complete sequence DNA encodes these proteins:
- a CDS encoding uncharacterized protein (hypothetical protein; may interact with ribosomes, based on co-purification experiments) has protein sequence MFDGFSNNKGKRRSFFRFGSESKNNDSEKSVRKPSVPSTIKKSTNIARTSTAETSAPDIPPRSPNRNAHSRSHSIQAPLQKETLKNTNPFLNAEDTLGDSLELTQSKEASGNDHKGIEYLQENNIIGQRTNPFTTSANSNAHFSKIKRSRPPPPPMDMKSITTSISNNTTKEEIESNNDSERDSIAISSTHNQHRRQRSEAEKLVDDIENYINEHKVSSGSSLSLDTSENSDTKASQDKLPVDVMEAPILRNVSAESSLSYVKPLIVDNEEVNKASNGNLVQSDHLKEFSSNLDDGDDKFSFSTSASGKSTKSLQQVSKDESSGFKAAHFDFAYKSNEHLGSDGSIASARKPLRITNEIDSGSSNEDDDDGLQEKGFVDSESKAFINYASDQGSSIKNDVSTQEPELPSHRRIFRVVNEDRPSFYLNSVNDTGSLTDKHSFDTASSGEYDAKSNFSSQSGLSISKGSKSTVLAALDSNGNTKSSNKTSELNSLNSISESLVPAAHSFNEHTVTIPATVDLPNPVHDAPSERSVKCSPLTSVVSNKSEKSVPLVSSYVEELRLKYYKTSNFLQAPPNLPVALKQKNNLIQPKNIKVKLRTSSKQIGIKHGKVKQKLLALETRNEESDGTATGLKNKINVDHTKEFHKLLGKENETGSISKKEGTDAEQAEDYLKDIPGDEAYNSDDIMAPLREKRGQNGSVDSVSRSNTVVSYYTRSQNRMRSGTLDNDYVNRQKLPTHISLQDYRDANARSNISRQDSVSTTNSDVVDLSYSLGHGLRVANPDSDPE, from the coding sequence ATGTTTGATGGCTTTAGCAACAATAAAGGTAAACGAAGGTCTTTTTTTCGGTTTGGTTCTGAAAGTAAAAACAATGACTCTGAAAAATCCGTTAGAAAGCCATCGGTGCCCTCTacaataaagaaatcaacaaaTATCGCACGAACTTCGACGGCTGAAACTTCTGCCCCTGATATACCGCCAAGAAGTCCAAATAGGAATGCTCATAGCAGGAGCCATTCTATCCAGGCACCATTACAAAAGGAAACATTAAAGAATACTAATCCATTTTTGAATGCTGAGGATACCTTAGGAGATTCTCTTGAATTAACACAGTCCAAGGAAGCGTCAGGAAACGATCACAAAGGAATTGAatatttacaagaaaacaacatCATTGGGCAGAGAACCAACCCCTTCACAACAAGCGCAAATTCAAATGCACATTTCTCCAAGATAAAACGTTCGAGGCCTCCACCACCGCCTATGGACATGAAGTCAATAACAACGTCAATAAGCAACAATACTACTAAGGAAGAAATAGAGAGTAATAATGATTCTGAGCGGGATAGTATTGCAATCTCATCCACCCACAATCAACATAGGCGGCAGCGTTCAGAAGCAGAAAAGTTGGTagatgatattgaaaattacATTAATGAACACAAGGTAAGTTCCGGTAGCTCACTATCCCTAGACACGTCTGAAAACTCAGATACTAAAGCATCGCAAGATAAGTTGCCAGTAGATGTCATGGAAGCTCCCATTTTGAGAAATGTCAGCGCGGAGAGTTCCTTAAGCTACGTAAAACCACTTATTGTggataatgaagaagtaAATAAAGCAAGTAACGGAAATTTAGTACAATCAGATCAtctaaaagaattttcttcgAATCTGGATGATGGGGATGAtaaattttcctttagtACATCGGCTAGTGGTAAATCCACCAAAAGCCTTCAGCAAGTTTCTAAAGACGAATCTAGTGGTTTTAAAGCTGCACATTTTGATTTTGCATATAAATCAAATGAGCACCTTGGGAGTGATGGAAGTATTGCAAGCGCCAGAAAGCCTCTGCGGATAACTAATGAGATTGATAGCGGTTCTTCCAAcgaggatgatgatgatggtCTTCAGGAAAAAGGTTTTGTGGATAGTGAAAGTAAAGCATTTATAAATTACGCAAGTGATCAAGGCTCatctataaaaaatgaCGTCTCAACACAAGAGCCTGAGTTACCAAGTCATCGTAGAATATTTAGGGTGGTTAATGAAGATCGCCCTAGTTTCTATTTAAATAGTGTAAACGATACGGGCAGTCTAACCGACAAGCATTCTTTTGACACTGCATCATCTGGTGAGTATGATGCCAAGTCAAACTTCTCTAGCCAGTCAGGACTTTCTATATCAAAAGGCTCTAAATCAACTGTTTTGGCTGCTCTTGACTCAAACGGAAACacaaaatcatcaaataaAACATCCGAGTTAAACAGTTTAAACTCCATTTCAGAAAGTTTAGTGCCGGCTGCTCACTCGTTCAATGAACACACAGTTACTATCCCTGCAACGGTGGATTTACCAAATCCGGTACATGATGCCCCAAGCGAAAGATCTGTCAAATGTTCACCGTTAACATCTGTCGTATCGAACAAATCGGAAAAGTCCGTGCCTTTGGTTTCTAGTTACGTAGAAGAACTGCGACTAAAGTATTACAAGACTTCTAACTTTTTACAAGCGCCTCCTAACTTGCCGGTTGCtctaaaacaaaaaaataatttgatTCAACCCAAGAATATTAAGGTCAAGTTGAGGACAAGTTCTAAGCAAATTGGTATCAAGCATGGTAAAGTTAAACAGAAATTACTGGCGTTGGAGAcaagaaatgaagaatCAGATGGAACCGCTACAGGgctgaaaaataaaatcaatgTTGACCACACAAAGGAATTCCATAAATTGTTAGggaaggaaaatgaaactggctctatttcaaaaaaagaaggcaCTGACGCAGAACAAGCCGAAGACTACCTCAAGGACATACCCGGTGATGAAGCATATAACAGTGATGATATAATGGCGCCTTTACGAGAAAAAAGAGGGCAAAACGGTTCTGTTGATTCCGTGTCAAGATCTAACACGGTAGTCAGCTACTACACAAGGTCTCAGAACAGAATGAGAAGTGGAACACTGGATAATGATTACGTGAACAGACAAAAGCTTCCTACACATATCTCTCTTCAAGATTATCGTGATGCTAATGCTAGAAGTAATATATCGCGTCAGGACTCTGTCTCCACAACGAACTCTGATGTGGTAGACCTCAGCTATTCTCTGGGGCATGGCTTGCGTGTGGCAAACCCTGATTCAGACCCAGAATGA
- the SNU56 gene encoding Snu56p (Component of U1 snRNP required for mRNA splicing via spliceosome; yeast specific, no metazoan counterpart; interacts with mRNA in commitment complex): protein MRPRRRGLAYHHTKPKGQLSQGHYPTTSNDGQRRKVGNSEAFQSFDIWKNLDRIRSTKKNAGQFIKGSLLILPMRTEDKQQFDECMDELHKYISKDILRCYPQKEQKDEGMLFYIVLKDFNILDSCFVLSVLLAFQKRLWMAPSEKSYFRVPKNINLTGSFYLPKNIETGRGHIITSYRREQPSSSIVEVGFNVVPDFQQFQVKACHVSKFMNELSNFFSQVEFGKCEANVINYFKREYNRTYSQISLALYELPLIGDGLFDIKSYISKTRPIIETSKAQMIKHISEMKAYNEISGLQGDQFPRQQRPLSNSPSSNSISSSQTIEAGATSYQTQPQRHAVNKPSNVLNSSNRHSGPKTFEDGRYSEGNKPGFMTQDEIKQHCIGTIKASMDAVKKKSSYQILKTYVRCPRQNYIDIVYQNLNDLRSKTNCNIVVLNLNNLHESQMWLESLNTTNYTIFAQAPHPSTIRVISIGGVGEYIVKALELILNILEH, encoded by the coding sequence ATGCGCCCAAGAAGGAGAGGATTAGCGTATCATCATACCAAGCCGAAGGGACAACTTTCACAAGGACATTATCCTACGACATCCAATGATGGCCAAAGAAGGAAGGTCGGTAATTCTGAAGCATTCCAATCTTTTGATATATGGAAAAACCTAGATAGGATAAGGTCGACTAAGAAGAATGCAGGGCAATTCATAAAAGGTAGTCTGCTCATACTCCCCATGAGAACGGAAGATAAACAACAGTTCGACGAGTGCATGGATGAATTGCATAAGTATATATCGAAGGATATATTACGATGTTATCCACAGAAAGAGCAGAAAGATGAAGGCATGCTTTTCTACATAGTTTTGAAGGACTTCAATATATTGGACTCTTGCTTCGTATTATCAGTTCTGCTTGCTTTCCAGAAGCGATTATGGATGGCACCATCCGAAAAATCATACTTTAGAGTTCCTAAGAATATTAACTTGACAGGTTCGTTTTATTTGCCCAAGAATATAGAAACTGGTAGAGGCCATATAATAACAAGCTATAGAAGAGAGCAGCCCTCATCCAGTATTGTAGAAGTTGGTTTCAATGTTGTTCCAGATTTTCAACAGTTTCAAGTTAAGGCTTGTCATGTAAGTAAGTTCATGAATGAgctttctaattttttttcacaagTAGAATTTGGCAAGTGTGAAGCTAACGTGATAAACTACTTTAAGCGTGAATATAACCGCACTTATTCACAGATATCACTTGCCCTCTACGAACTTCCATTAATTGGCGATGGCTTGTTTGATATAAAGTCGTACATTAGTAAAACCAGGCCAATTATAGAAACATCAAAAGCTCAAATGATTAAACATATTTCTGAAATGAAGGCATATAACGAAATAAGTGGCCTTCAAGGAGATCAATTTCCACGACAACAAAGACCTTTATCGAATTCGCCctcttcaaattcaattTCCTCTTCTCAAACTATTGAAGCAGGTGCAACTTCATATCAAACACAACCACAGAGACACGCTGTTAATAAGCCATCAAATGTATTGAATTCTTCCAATCGTCATTCCGGGCCAAAAACTTTTGAGGACGGAAGGTATAGTGAAGGTAATAAACCGGGTTTTATGACGCAGGATGAAATCAAACAACATTGCATTGGTACCATAAAAGCTTCTATGGATGCAGTGAAAAAGAAGTCTTCGTATCAGATTCTAAAGACATACGTTAGGTGTCCAAGACAAAATtatattgatattgtttaTCAAAATCTAAATGATCTACGATCAAAGACAAATTGTAATATCGTCGTATTGAATCTGAATAATCTTCACGAGTCACAAATGTGGCTTGAATCTTTAAATACAACAAATTACACTATTTTTGCTCAGGCGCCTCACCCAAGTACCATCCGCGTTATTAGTATTGGTGGAGTCGGTGAATATATAGTCAAAGCATTAGAGCTGATATTGAATATATTAGAACATTGA
- the AMD2 gene encoding putative amidase (Putative amidase) encodes MTVHSTWKEKVQLKKDQLNSKIKDEWKLNSTTITRLKNDKKNLIKNIDDLCSSSENQITHSTIMALRQALEAKELSCHEITAAFCHRAALIHQVVNCLSEIMFSEALRLADYYDSNRPAILPPLYGIPISLKDQCNVEGVDTSLGYLCRTFKPKTKNEESLIVSFLRDLGAIIFVKTTVPSSMMATDTQSNTFGYTYNSINLSFSSGGSSGGEGSLIGAHGSLLGLGTDIGGSIRIPSSYQGLFGLKPTFGRVPYLRVDNSFEGRETIPSVIGPLARDLSDLRYFMSCVINICQPWVQDVKCIPYHFDSSTSKLHDNYVVGIWYGDGVIDPPPSDIRALKTCEDLVNKTKGMKAVKWEPSSELSRELFDLANEADVADSGNEIKNEFEISGEPLLDILKPMVLENGRPPYTVNEWWDLTKRVYNAQQLMRDYYLSFPESERPDVIISPTTLMPFRPGDMLKTTLRYILLFNVLNFPSLSIPVGSVDCQIDGLMDTTSALNPEDKMIKTYWNDLIQSGEIDGFPIGLQVVSPTFNDNEVCKFASWLFSKI; translated from the coding sequence ATGACTGTGCACTCAACGTGGAAGGAAAAAGttcaattaaaaaaagatcaacTGAACAGTAAGATAAAAGACGAATGGAAATTAAACAGCACAACTATAACGAGGTTGAAGaacgataaaaaaaatttaatcaAGAATATCGATGATTTATGCTCATCTTCAGAAAATCAGATCACCCACTCCACGATTATGGCCTTGAGACAGGCACTGGAAGCAAAAGAGTTAAGCTGCCATGAAATAACAGCTGCATTTTGTCATAGGGCTGCTTTAATTCATCAAGTAGTGAATTGTCTATCCGAAATCATGTTTTCAGAGGCATTGAGATTGGCTGACTATTACGACAGCAATAGACCAGCCATATTGCCACCCTTGTACGGTATACCGATATCTCTCAAAGACCAATGTAACGTTGAGGGTGTAGACACCTCACTGGGTTATTTATGTCGAACTTTCAAACCAAAAACCAAGAATGAAGAATCATTGATTGTCAGTTTTCTGAGAGATTTAGGAGCTATTATATTTGTAAAAACCACCGTACCTTCATCGATGATGGCTACAGATACACAATCTAACACCTTTGGGTACACATATAATAGTATTAATTTAAGCTTCTCCAGTGGTGGATCTTCTGGTGGAGAGGGTTCGTTAATTGGTGCTCATGGTTCCTTGCTGGGACTAGGAACTGATATAGGCGGAAGCATCAGAATTCCTAGTAGTTACCAAGGATTATTTGGTTTGAAACCAACTTTTGGACGCGTCCCTTACTTGAGGGTGGATAATTCATTTGAGGGAAGGGAAACAATTCCCAGTGTAATTGGGCCGTTGGCAAGAGATCTTTCGGATTTGAGATACTTCATGAGTTGCGTTATCAACATCTGTCAACCATGGGTACAAGACGTCAAGTGTATTCCATACCATTTTGATTCCTCTACAAGTAAATTACACGATAATTATGTTGTTGGAATATGGTATGGTGACGGCGTTATTGATCCTCCGCCCAGTGACATCAGGGCTTTAAAGACGTGCGAAGACCTAGTTAATAAAACTAAAGGAATGAAGGCAGTTAAATGGGAGCCTTCCAGTGAACTGAGCAGGGAATTGTTTGATCTCGCAAATGAAGCAGATGTTGCTGACTCAGGTAACGAGATAAAAAACGAATTCGAAATTTCCGGAGAACCACTCCtagatattttaaaacCAATGGTTTTGGAAAACGGAAGGCCCCCATATACTGTTAATGAATGGTGGGATTTGACCAAAAGAGTTTATAATGCACAACAATTAATGAGAGATTATTACCTTTCTTTCCCGGAATCAGAAAGGCCTGATGTTATCATATCTCCTACAACGCTGATGCCATTTAGGCCTGGTGACATGCTAAAGACAACTTTACGATACATTTTACTATTCAACGTTTTAAATTTCCCATCATTATCTATACCTGTAGGTAGTGTCGATTGCCAAATTGATGGGCTAATGGATACCACTTCTGCGCTCAATCCAGAAGATAAAATGATCAAAACATATTGGAATGATTTAATACAATCTGGTGAGATAGATGGGTTTCCAATAGGCCTACAAGTAGTTAGCCCGACTTTCAATGACAATGAAGTTTGTAAATTTGCGTCTTGGCTTTTTAGCAAAATATAG
- the PRP28 gene encoding mRNA splicing protein PRP28 (Pre-mRNA splicing factor; RNA binding protein involved in RNA isomerization at the 5' splice site and for exchange of U6 for U1 snRNA at the 5' splice site; similar to the RNA helicases of the DEAD-box family), translating to MARPIDVSQLIAGINKKKGLDENTSGKISKPRFLNKQERSKQERLKENEESLTPTQSDSAKVEIKKVNSRDDSFFNETNDKKRNPSKQNGSKFHFSWNESEDTLSGYDPIVSTRAIDLLWKGKTPKNAAESSYMGKHWTEKSLHEMNERDWRILKEDYAIVTKGGTVENPLRNWEELNIIPRDLLRVIIQELRFPSPTPIQRITIPNVCNMKQYRDFLGVASTGSGKTLAFVIPILIKMSRSPPRPPSLKIIDGPKALILAPTRELVQQIQKETQKVTKIWSKESNYDCKVISIVGGHSLEEISFSLSEGCDILVATPGRLIDSLENHLLVMKQVETLVLDEADKMIDLGFEDQVTNILTKVDINADSAVNRQTLMFTATMTPVIEKIAAGYMQKPVYATIGVETGSEPLIQQVVEYADNDEDKFKKLKPIVAKYDPPIIIFINYKQTADWLAEKFQKETNMKVTILHGSKSQEQREHSLQLFRTNKVQIMIATNVAARGLDIPNVSLVVNFQISKKMDDYIHRIGRTGRAANEGTAVSFVSAAEDESLIRELYKYVRKHDPLNSNIFSEAVKNKYNVGKQLSNEIIY from the coding sequence ATGGCAAGACCAATCGATGTTAGTCAGCTGATTGCTGGTataaacaagaaaaaaggacTAGATGAAAATACATCAGGTAAAATCAGCAAGCCTaggtttttgaataaaCAAGAAAGATCTAAGCAAGAACGTTTGAAGGAGAACGAAGAGAGTTTGACGCCTACGCAAAGTGATAGCGCTAAGGTGGAGATTAAAAAGGTAAACTCTAGAGATGAcagttttttcaatgaaacaAATGATAAGAAGAGAAATCCATCAAAGCAAAATGGCTCTAaatttcacttttcttGGAATGAAAGCGAAGATACTCTGAGCGGATATGATCCTATCGTTTCAACTAGAGCTATAGATTTGCTATGGAAGGGAAAGACTCCTAAAAATGCTGCAGAATCTTCATATATGGGGAAGCATTGGACTGAGAAGTCCTTGCACGAAATGAATGAGAGAGATTGGAGGATACTAAAAGAAGACTACGCTATTGTTACAAAAGGTGGGACAGTAGAAAATCCATTGAGAAATTGGGAAGAGCTCAATATAATACCAAGGGACTTGTTACGTGTTATTATACAGGAGCTGCGATTTCCTTCACCAACTCCTATTCAAAGGATTACTATTCCAAACGTTTGCAATATGAAACAATATAGAGATTTTCTTGGTGTTGCCTCTACAGGTTCGGGTAAGACTTTGGCCTTTGTAATACCGATACTAATCAAGATGAGTAGGTCACCTCCAAGGCCACCATCTTTGAAGATTATTGATGGCCCCAAAGCGTTAATTTTAGCTCCAACAAGGGAATTAGTGCagcaaattcaaaaagaaacacaAAAAGTTACAAAAATATGGTCCAAAGAGAGCAACTATGACTGCAAAGTAATTTCTATTGTTGGTGGACACTCCTTGGAggaaatttcattttctctATCGGAGGGTTGTGACATCCTGGTGGCCACTCCAGGACGTTTAATTGACTCTTTAGAAAATCACTTACTTGTGATGAAACAGGTGGAGACATTAGTACTAGATGAAGCTGACAAAATGATTGATTTAGGTTTTGAGGACCAAGTAACAAACATTTTAACTAAAGTCGATATAAATGCTGACTCTGCTGTGAATAGACAAACCCTGATGTTTACCGCTACAATGACACCCgttatagaaaaaattgcaGCAGGATACATGCAAAAGCCTGTTTATGCAACCATTGGGGTTGAGACGGGTTCTGAACCTTTGATTCAACAGGTTGTGGAATATGCAGATAATGACGAagacaaattcaaaaagttgAAGCCAATTGTCGCTAAATATGATCCaccaataataatttttatcaattaCAAACAAACTGCTGATTGGTTAGCagaaaagtttcaaaagGAAACCAACATGAAGGTGACGATTTTACATGGTTCTAAATCGCAAGAGCAAAGGGAACATTCTTTGCAATTATTTCGCACCAACAAAGTCCAAATCATGATCGCAACAAACGTTGCCGCAAGAGGATTGGATATCCCTAATGTTTCCTTGGTAGTCAATTTCCagatttccaaaaaaatggatGACTACATCCATAGAATTGGTAGAACAGGTCGTGCAGCAAATGAGGGCACTGCTGTCTCCTTTGTTAGTGCCGCTGAAGATGAATCATTGATACGTGAACTTTACAAATACGTCAGGAAACATGATCCCTTGAATAGCAATATCTTTTCCGAAGCCGTAAAGAACAAATATAACGTCGGCAAACAGCTCAGTAATGAGATTATATATTAA
- the PEX5 gene encoding Pex5p (Peroxisomal membrane signal receptor for peroxisomal matrix proteins; receptor for the C-terminal tripeptide signal sequence (PTS1) of peroxisomal matrix proteins; required for peroxisomal matrix protein import; also proposed to have PTS1-receptor independent functions) has product MDVGSCSVGNNPLAQLHKHTQQNKSLQFNQKNNGRLNESPLQGTNKPGISEAFISNVNAISQENMANMQRFINGEPLIDDKRRMEIGPSSGRLPPFSNVHSLQTSANPTQIKGVNDISHWSQEFQGSNSIQNRNADTGNSEKAWQRGSTTASSRFQYPNTMMNNYAYASMNSLSGSRLQSPAFMNQQQSGRSKEGVNEQEQQPWTDQFEKLEKEVSENLDINDEIEKEENVSEVEQNKPETVEKEEGVYGDQYQSDFQEVWDSIHKDAEEVLPSELVNDDLNLGEDYLKYLGGRVNGNIEYAFQSNNEYFNNPNAYKIGCLLMENGAKLSEAALAFEAAVKEKPDHVDAWLRLGLVQTQNEKELNGISALEECLKLDPKNLEAMKTLAISYINEGYDMSAFTMLDKWAETKYPEIWSRIKQQDDKFQKEKGFTHIDMNAHITKQFLQLANNLSTIDPEIQLCLGLLFYTKDDFDKTIDCFESALRVNPNDELMWNRLGASLANSNRSEEAIQAYHRALQLKPSFVRARYNLAVSSMNIGCFKEAAGYLLSVLSMHEVNTNNKKGDVGSLLNTYNDTVIETLKRVFIAMNRDDLLQEVKPGMDLKRFKGEFSF; this is encoded by the coding sequence ATGGACGTAGGAAGTTGCTCAGTGGGAAATAATCCGCTTGCGCAGTTGCACAAACATACTCAGCAGAACAAATCGCTTCAGTTTAATCAGAAGAATAATGGGCGTCTTAATGAGTCACCTCTACAGGGTACCAACAAGCCAGGTATTAGTGAGGCTTTTATATCCAATGTTAATGCTATTTCACAAGAAAACATGGCGAATATGCAAAGGTTCATAAACGGAGAACCACTGATCGAtgataaaagaagaatggAAATAGGGCCATCCTCAGGCAGGCTTCCACCTTTTTCAAACGTACATTCTCTACAGACTTCAGCAAACCCAACCCAAATTAAGGGAGTGAACGATATATCTCATTGGTCACAGGAATTTCAAGGTAGTAATAGTATTCAAAATAGAAACGCGGATACAGGAAATTCAGAAAAGGCATGGCAGCGTGGCTCAACAACCGCATCAAGCCGGTTTCAGTACCCTAATACCATGATGAATAACTATGCTTATGCTTCTATGAACAGTCTTAGTGGATCAAGGCTCCAATCGCCTGCTTTCATGAATCAACAACAGTCTGGTCGTTCTAAAGAAGGAGTCAATGAGCAAGAACAACAACCCTGGACAGATCAGTTTGAAAAGCTGGAAAAAGAAGTCTCAGAAAACTTGGACATAAATGATGAAATAGAGAAGGAGGAAAATGTGAGTGAAGTAGAACAAAACAAACCAGAAACTGTTGAGAAGGAAGAAGGAGTATATGGAGATCAGTATCAATCTGATTTCCAAGAAGTGTGGGATAGCATACACAAGGACGCTGAAGAAGTCTTGCCATCCGAATTAGTTAATGATGACCTCAATCTAGGAGAAGACTACTTGAAATATCTCGGCGGTAGAGTAAATGGGAACATCGAGTATGCTTTTCAATCTAACAACGAATATTTTAATAATCCTAATGCTTATAAAATTGGCTGCCTACTGATGGAAAACGGAGCCAAATTGAGCGAGGCAGCGCTAGCATTTGAAGCTGctgttaaagaaaaaccgGACCATGTGGATGCATGGCTAAGATTGGGTCTAGTACAAACCCAGAATGAAAAAGAGTTGAACGGCATAAGCGCCCTCGAAGAATGTTTAAAGTTAGACCCAAAGAATCTGGAGGCAATGAAAACTTTAGCGATAAGTTATATAAACGAAGGTTATGATATGAGCGCCTTCACAATGCTGGATAAATGGGCAGAAACTAAGTACCCGGAAATTTGGTCAAGGATCAAGCAACAAGATgacaaatttcaaaaagagaaagggtTTACCCATATTGATATGAACGCTCATATCACAAAGCAATTTTTGCAACTAGCAAACAATTTAAGCACAATAGATCCTGAAATACAACTATGCTTGGGTCTCTTATTTTACACGAAAGATGATTTTGACAAAACCATAGATTGCTTTGAAAGTGCGTTGAGGGTGAATCCTAATGACGAACTCATGTGGAATAGATTAGGGGCTTCATTGGCCAATTCCAATAGATCAGAGGAAGCAATCCAAGCCTATCATAGGGCACTACAACTAAAACCTTCTTTTGTTAGAGCTCGCTATAATCTGGCGGTATCATCCATGAATATAGGCTGTTTCAAAGAAGCAGCAGGCTACTTATTAAGTGTTCTAAGTATGCATGAAGTGAACactaataataaaaaaggaGACGTTGGATCTCTCTTGAATACGTACAATGATACTGTTATAGAGACTTTGAAGAGAGTTTTTATAGCGATGAATAGAGATGATTTACTTCAAGAAGTGAAGCCAGGCATGGACCTGAAAAGATTTAAAGGAGAATTTTCGTTTTGA
- the MNN10 gene encoding alpha-1,6-mannosyltransferase (Subunit of a Golgi mannosyltransferase complex; complex mediates elongation of the polysaccharide mannan backbone; membrane protein of the mannosyltransferase family; other members of the complex are Anp1p, Mnn9p, Mnn11p, and Hoc1p) → MSSVPYNSQLPISNHLEYDEDEKKSRGSKLGLKYKMIYWRKTLCSSLARWRKLILLISLALFLFIWISDSTISRNPSTTSFQGQNSNDNKLSNTGSSINSKRYVPPYSKRSRWSFWNQDPRIVIILAANEGGGVLRWKNEQEWAIEGISIENKKAYAKRHGYALTIKDLTTSKRYSHEYREGWQKVDILRQTFREFPNAEWFWWLDLDTMIMEPSKSLEEHIFDRLETLADRELKSFNPLNLRDDIPYVDYSEEMEFLITQDCGGFNLGSFLIKNSEWSKLLLDMWWDPVLYEQKHMVWEHREQDALEALYENEPWIRSRIGFLPLRTINAFPPGACSEYSGDSRYFYSEKDHDFVVNMAGCNFGRDCWGEMQYYTTLMEKLNRKWYTRFFFP, encoded by the coding sequence ATGTCTAGTGTACCTTATAATTCCCAACTTCCTATATCCAACCATCTAGAGtacgatgaagatgaaaagaagagcAGAGGCTCAAAACTAGGCCtgaaatataaaatgatataCTGGAGGAAAACTTTATGCAGTTCGCTAGCGAGATGGAGAAAGCTAATACTATTAATATCTTTAGCTTTGTTTTTATTCATATGGATAAGCGATTCCACCATAAGCAGAAATCCATCTACCACAAGTTTTCAAGGCCAAAATAGTAACGATAATAAGTTGAGTAATACTGGTTCTAGCATCAACTCCAAAAGATATGTACCACCATATTCTAAGAGATCAAGATGGTCGTTTTGGAATCAAGATCCTAGGATTGTCATTATATTAGCGGCAAACGAAGGTGGTGGTGTATTGAGGTGGAAAAATGAGCAAGAATGGGCTATCGAAGGCATATCaatagaaaataagaagGCCTATGCGAAGAGACATGGATATGCGTTGACTATCAAGGATTTGACAACGTCCAAAAGATACTCTCACGAATACAGAGAGGGTTGGCAAAAAGTAGATATATTGAGACAGACGTTCAGGGAGTTTCCTAATGCAGAATGGTTCTGGTGGTTGGACCTGGATACTATGATAATGGAGCCTTCTAAATCATTAGAAGAACATATTTTCGACAGATTGGAAACTCTGGCTGACAGagaattgaaaagttttaATCCCCTAAACCTAAGAGACGACATACCCTATGTCGATTATTCAGAGGAAATGGAGTTTCTAATAACACAAGATTGTGGAGGCTTCAATTTGGGCTCATTTCTGATAAAAAATAGCGAATGGTCTAAGCTGCTTCTAGATATGTGGTGGGACCCCGTTCTGTATGAACAAAAACATATGGTTTGGGAACATAGAGAACAAGATGCGTTAGAGGCATTATATGAAAACGAACCGTGGATTCGTTCGAGAATAGGATTTTTGCCCTTAAGAACGATCAATGCATTCCCACCGGGAGCATGCTCTGAATACAGTGGTGACTCAAGATACTTTTACAGTGAGAAAGACCATGATTTTGTTGTGAATATGGCCGGATGCAATTTTGGCAGAGATTGCTGGGGCGAGATGCAGTACTACACCACTTTAATGGAAAAACTGAATAGGAAATGGTACACGAGATTTTTCTTCCCATAA